A section of the Agromyces aurantiacus genome encodes:
- a CDS encoding phosphocholine cytidylyltransferase family protein, with protein MTTQIVILAAGMGSRLGRSLPKPLTELSDGRTIMRQQFDNIEHAFGRNASVTLVVGYKLEHIIEAFPQASFVYNEEYDQTNTSKSLMRALQASQGGGVLWMNGDVVFDPRILDRALPFIARDQSFVTVNTAKVSDEEVKYTTTAEGYIKELSKTVKGGLGEAVGINYISSRDKATLLAHLQRVGAQDYFERGIELAIEHNGLLVEPMDVSDLYAVEIDFAEDLERANHFV; from the coding sequence GTGACCACGCAGATCGTGATCCTCGCAGCCGGCATGGGGAGCCGGCTCGGGCGTTCCCTCCCCAAGCCGCTCACCGAGCTCAGCGACGGCCGCACGATCATGCGCCAGCAGTTCGACAACATCGAGCACGCCTTCGGCCGCAACGCCAGCGTGACCCTCGTCGTCGGCTACAAGCTCGAGCACATCATCGAGGCGTTCCCGCAGGCGTCGTTCGTCTACAACGAGGAGTACGACCAGACGAACACCTCGAAGTCGCTCATGCGCGCCCTCCAGGCGTCGCAGGGCGGCGGCGTGCTCTGGATGAACGGCGACGTGGTCTTCGACCCGCGCATCCTCGACCGTGCGCTGCCGTTCATCGCGCGCGACCAGTCGTTCGTCACCGTCAACACCGCCAAGGTGTCCGACGAGGAGGTGAAGTACACCACGACCGCCGAGGGCTACATCAAGGAGCTCTCCAAGACCGTCAAGGGCGGGCTCGGCGAGGCCGTGGGCATCAACTACATCTCCAGCCGCGACAAGGCGACGCTGCTGGCGCACCTCCAGCGCGTCGGCGCCCAGGACTACTTCGAGCGCGGCATCGAGCTCGCGATCGAGCACAACGGCCTGCTCGTCGAGCCGATGGACGTCTCCGACCTCTACGCGGTCGAGATCGACTTCGCCGAAGACCTGGAGCGCGCGAACCACTTCGTGTGA